agCTAAGTTCCCTAATTAAGTTCCTTAATAAAGAATGGTTGTGATCTTTTAGCTCAGAATTAGGGTGCACTAACTTCTGAACAAAACTATTTCTGAGTCAGCGATATACATGAAAATCAGACATTAAGAAAATTACGTACTCTGCCAGCTCATAACGAAACCTCCAGTTCCTGCTGTTATCAGTCACCACAAATTCTTGAAGTTGATAAAGATACTCTCGCCTTTTGTCTGCATGAAGtaactaaaggaaaaacattactAGCATAAAGCTGATCAAACTCAAAACTCTGAAGATACTatcttcagaaattaaattacacTTTCCTACCTTTAGGAAGTCATAGAGATGTTTAAGGACACCAATGCGCACTTCATCTAGATCTTTCAAGAATCCATTGAAAATTGGCACCAGATCAGCAGCTGTCAGCTGATCCCCCAAAATAACTGCTAGTTCATGGATAGAGAAAGCTAGCGTCCGGCGTACCTTCCACTGCAAACAGTTTAAGAAGGGATACAGATTAGGTACCGTAAGTGGAAAAACTCACGGCTTTTAAACGCCACCCATGTGAGGGATTGagagagcagaagaaatggaGCAAGccacacagaagcagaaaatgttgaTTACATTTATGAAGTCTGATTTAAATcttgaattttaaattcttacTCTACATTTAAATCCCTTACAAAGAAGAATATGATGTTATAACTTCAGTGAAGTAAACTGAACAAAAGCTAAAAAATCTCAATTCTGGTTTATCATTAGAAAgctgtaagatttttttattgttggtttgggggttttgttggtggtggtttgccccccttcccccatctttttttcttttttacctgtACATCTGAGGCCAGCGTCTCATATGTATCTTTCAGGCAGTGCCAGTTCTGCCTGCCCAGCGTTAAGGCCACCCCAGGAAGACTATATGCACAGTGTTTGGCTATTTCAGTATCAACAGTCTGGGCTCGAGCAGGGTCAGTCATTGACAAGTACTGGTCTAGTAAAGGTTGAGGTATGATATCCTACAGAGAGAGCACATCAGCAACACACATTGCCATTAATTTAGGATCAATAAGAAAATACACCTGTTGAGCTGCAGTATTCTCTTCCTACCAACCAGCTgggagcaaaataaaaacagtggcAAGACACCCATTTTGTGGGTTTGCTTTACAAACTGCAAATTAGTAGTTATTTATCCTCCCATTAGGATAGAGCTGTCAGCAATGAACAGTAAATAATACTTCATGAACAGACTACGtcaaatcaaactgaaaatttattCTTTGCTATAGACAAACAATAAATCCAATGACAAAGCAGTATCATCAGCTCCTAACGTCTGCTGCATGAATTGCCTCTAAAGCACCAAAAAGACAACAGGTAGGCTTGTTTACCAGAAACAtaacttttctaattttctgatttaaaatagtTCTCTTTAAATGCCCAGAGCATTTCTTCACCTTCTGTAACTGATCAACTGCAAAACCTATTGCTGTATTAAGGATGAGATGAACTGTATCTATTACTCCACTAAAGCAGTTAGATGCTATTTTAATCACCTGTAACTTTGACTTGTCATCTTCAAACGGTGgattattttcttgctctttctttaaaaatacactggTTCCTCTGTGTTGTTCCCCTGAATCCTGTAAAAGGACATACTAGGTAGTGAAATGAGTTAGACTTAGCAGTGTTTGCAATTATTTCAAAGCATCACAGTAAGAACAATGCAATTCGAATACAAAATAGCCTTTTAGAGACAAAGCCTTGTACAGGCAAAGCCTTATTCAGTGTGCTTATACAAGTGCAAAAAAGACAACAGCTGTACACTAAAGACAAACACTATTAAGATCAGAGATTTGCTTCTAGAACAGAATTCAATGCAATAAACTTATTCGGATTTTGTGTGGTAACTTTTATTATACTCTTAGATAGTTTTTATTCTTGGCATGAATTTAACTATTAAACAAGGCAGCTGAGCAGTTACTCCAAGTCAATATCATGATAAAAGCATcacttattttggaaaataccACTGGAAGCTCCAAGCCTATCAAATCACGAAGCACAAACCTCTCCCCAAATAAGTATCAACAGAAACCTTTGAAAAAACTCAAAAGGTTTAAAAGACCAAAATCACAGAAAGTCTGAAAGATcacaaatttttgtttgtttgtttgttttttgttttttttttaatactatttgTACAGGTCTTATGtgcaatttttctttgtagtcAAAGTTTTTTCTTAATCATTCACAATTAGCTTCAGCAACATTAAATACTGCACAAATGATTCTTTTTACTCCTATCTGTACATTACTGTCACGAAATAGTAACCAGGAACTGTGTAGGTATCACCACCTGATTCAGCCTCCTGCTTGAAGATAAAAGACTAATTTTAGATTGATTGCAGGAAGAGGTGAGACTGTACTTGATACGTTTCCTCTGAAAACTACTACAaggctactgaaaaaaaaaactcttaagcAGTCTGTGTGCAAACAGACATAATAGCCCtcaataattttgttttttttaaaatgagtagCATATGATAGTTACAATGTAGTAATGGCTTCAGATCAGAAGCAGGTCAGTTATGTCAGGGACTACATGAACACACGCATTACTTCAGCTGGTAAGAATTCGTTTCAGTCATGGAGCCCAATGCACACTTACTGTGCTTTTCAGTATACTGGGGGCAGACTCATCGCTGATATCATCCTGGGATGCAGGGGATGAAAGGATGTCTTCCTCCAGCTGGTTGCGGGTAGCATCTGAAACAGCTGTTTCACCTGAAATGGTCTTGTTCTGAAGTTTGCCACTgctctcttccatttttttggtCTCACAGTCCCCAACAGAATCAAACTGAGCAGCTCTTAGAGCAGCAGACAACACTTGGACCTGAGCTGTATAAAGCAAGAGACTATTTAGTATCCTTTCTGCACTTAAAAGCATTAAACTTACAGTTACTTAATCTGAAGGgataaaaagaagtgaaatcTAAGCTTCACGAAAACATATTAGTAAACATTTGCTGTTAGAAAGGCCTATTACTCTTCCATGAAACTTTCACATAAATTAAGAGCAATGACATGGatacattaacattttcagcAGAAGCATTCTATCAATTTCTCCCACAAACATATTTCTGATAATCCCCCACGAGGTATCACAGTACACTGGCTCACATCTCATTCTTTATATTGTCAAACATATTAAAGCAAATTCTTTATTAATATTCTTGAATTGCTTCAGCTACCTGGAAAAGGCAATAATGTGCATTTAAAgcctttctcaaaaaaaagccaaccacAATCTAGCTAGAGGAGGGAGTTAGTAAAACCACCTCTGAACTGTTCTGCAGAAGTGGATAGAACACTAGAGGTTGGGTTTACCACTACATCACCAATAAACTTCGGAGAAACTTTGCTGCTAAGAACATGAAGTTACTAAGAGGTCAGAATGCAAACACTGAGGTAGTTATATCTCCACAGGCCTAAAGAAAGTATGGTCTCAAGACTATAGAGACATTAGAGCATAATTTAAAGGTGAAGAATACCAGAATACTTTGGAAATGAGGGGATAGGAGAATTTATAAATATGCCTGTTATCggttcttttgttgttttaaaactgttctgGCTGtcagagcagaagggaaacaaaaattaataaccGCATCTCCTTATTCTGAGAATTGAAGCATGACTGTTCAACTAAAGTCACAATGAAAAGGGGATGTACAGACACGTTCTTGCTTTCTCCCATGTCTCTCCAAACCATTCATTTTCCCACTGCATAGCTGTCAAGCTAACATCTTGCCATTTGCTTTAATTGAACACAATAcacttttgctcttttcttcttgcctttactctctcccttttctttccaaaactaatttgcacttttttccttttttcattcattcacttcaatttctgctttctttcatgactttaatttttaatttttcacctCTAGGTCTTCCCCTTTCATTCTACTCCTTTCCATTCTCAGACATGAAAATTTGTCCTGGTGCCTTTCTAGCTTACCATCTAGATATGCTATACCGCCACTCTGACACTGCTCACAGCATAGCAAGGAAGCCAAATATTGCTCCAGTTGCATGcagaaaaaaggaatgaataaaCAGGCAGATGAAAACTGATAATTTACTAGAATACTCGAGACTTAGTGGAATGAGAAACAGTTGACTATGTATGACAGGCTTGTCAGGTGAGTCCTAACACCTTATGAGTACcaaaccatttaaaatacagacaaGGTTTTTTATAAAAGCCAGGAGAAAGCTTTCTGGGAGAGaatgttattttattgtaaCAGTCTCACCTTGAACATCTGGATCATCTATGTGCTCCTGTAAGCTTTCTAgaactttttttatttcactactAGCAACACAGTTATTACATGGCACAGAGCAGTTGTCTTTGTGCTTCTCAGTCTTGAACTGAAGCAACTCCAGGTCCTGACTTATATCAGGCAGAGGAGGGCGCCAGTATAGAAAAGTATTAAACACATCCTCAGCAGACCGTAGCCTTGAGTTCGTTCCTGGAAAATTGCTGTCCTTAGAGACTTCAACCACACCAGCAACAACTTTGTCATCCTGAGACAACCTAGACAGATCTTCTCCAGGATTTGTACAACAATCTGAACTTGCTTCCCACGTGTCTTTATTCAGGTTCTCAACTGAGAGCGGCGTATTCACTTCAGCTGAAGTCTCCTCAGTCGATGACTCTGACTTGATTTCCATTGGTTGTTCCGAACTGATAACAGATACACATAATTACCCATATAAAGTATCTCTAACAatactttttcagtaaaatacttcataaaaggTAGCATCAACTACAGAAGCTTACTTTCTACACAGAAAGACGTTAGCACTACACTTCTACAGTTTTCCCTTTATCTTCCTGTCAAGCCGTCAAAGTCAATTTCACTTCAATAACATGGCTACACTCAAATAGACATACATGCACGACCTCACCTTTCATACCTTTTCTGGAACTATTTTCTTAAGATTTGTAGCCCTAAGCAGCAACTACAGGAATTACCTTCTTGCTTCTCCCTTCCACTATACCACATCTTTCCTATGATTTTACCTGGATGATGCAGCATTTGTACTAGAGGCAATTAAAGTTATATTGTTGCTTGGTTGACAGGAATTGGAATTTACATCTTGTGTTGACGGTCGGATACTCAGTGTCCCATCTTCTCGAATGTAAAGACCAGCACTTGAAGGGTTTGCAAAAGTAGAAATAAAGGGGCCAAGAGACTGAAAAGCTGCCTGACGAACCTGGGACAGTAAAAAGACAACATTCAGGATTCATGCAACTCCCACAGaattaatactgaaaaataaagtttggtCCCAAGTTGTTTGTTACTGTACTAGCTTCATTTAATGCCAAGTTTTACCAATTATGAATAAGTGACACCTACACAAAGGGTATCAGCATATTAacaaacatggatttttttttttttttaagtacaaattTGAAGGACATCGTTACATACTTCAGCTAGTATCTTTAACACAAGCAACATACTCTCAGAAGAACAATACACTTACAAAAAACATTGATAGGAATTCtaagtaacagaagaaaagaaaaacaaggtatCATCTCTTTAGGTAAGATTAGCTTTTATTAGATAAGAATCTAATCGCAgcaaaaaaaagccaccttgTCCATTATCATGTCTGCCTGGGAAGACATCAATTATAGAGTGAGTTGCTTACCCATCTACAAGTGTCACTAATAAGACTGATGAAGAGTGGGGATAGTTTGCTTCTGCGGACTTCTGGGGATGTAGTATAGGACACTGCCATAAAGCATTCAGCACAAGCTTTTCTCATTCCCCAAACACTATCAGAACAAAGTTCAAAGAACTTGGGAATctgccaaaaataaacaaaaccaagactAATTAAAAACTAAGCAAAGGCTGCAGCAACTTACTATCAAGGTATTTGTTTGGAAACTGGAGACAATGAGAACTCAGAATAAAGAgtgaagaagagaataaaatagggacagattaaaaaaaatgtattaactgaagaaactggaaaaatatatcTCTCCTTCAATGGGATTTCATGTATAGCTACATACACtaggaaaaaatagtattattGATGgcttatttttcctgaaattgtgatttgatcatctagttcaaggaaaagagaaagtcaGTAATTCTAAAGTATGCATATGAACCATCaattacattttacaaatgCTTTGCATAACAAGAATTCTCCATTTCTATTCAATCCCAGTTTTGCCATATAAGCACATTCAAAGCCTTAGATAAAGCCATTTCAAAAAATTACATAAACAGATTATTTCACAGAGAAGACAACAGAAGAATTATGTATTTATCAGTTCAAAAGATTTAATAATGTCTTGTAAatggattttgattttt
This genomic window from Cygnus olor isolate bCygOlo1 chromosome 16, bCygOlo1.pri.v2, whole genome shotgun sequence contains:
- the LOC121079071 gene encoding serine/threonine-protein phosphatase 4 regulatory subunit 1-like isoform X1; amino-acid sequence: MAGIPLYFVDLQDDLDDFGFEDYGPDCDSMRITAFLDIPGQDNLTPLARLEKYAFSDNVFNRQIIARGLLDVFRDFSNNEEDFLTVMEIVVRLSEDAEPTVRTELMEQIPPIAIFLQESRPKFPTAFFEYLMPIVVRYLTDVNNQVRKAGQEALLILLEQDLVAQSDIENKVCPILLDLSAPDSDDEYKVEAVNIICKMASMLSRTTVEHMLLPRFCELCSDGKLFQVRKICAANFGDICNAVGQEATERLLIPKFFELCSDSVWGMRKACAECFMAVSYTTSPEVRRSKLSPLFISLISDTCRWVRQAAFQSLGPFISTFANPSSAGLYIREDGTLSIRPSTQDVNSNSCQPSNNITLIASSTNAASSSSEQPMEIKSESSTEETSAEVNTPLSVENLNKDTWEASSDCCTNPGEDLSRLSQDDKVVAGVVEVSKDSNFPGTNSRLRSAEDVFNTFLYWRPPLPDISQDLELLQFKTEKHKDNCSVPCNNCVASSEIKKVLESLQEHIDDPDVQAQVQVLSAALRAAQFDSVGDCETKKMEESSGKLQNKTISGETAVSDATRNQLEEDILSSPASQDDISDESAPSILKSTDSGEQHRGTSVFLKKEQENNPPFEDDKSKLQDIIPQPLLDQYLSMTDPARAQTVDTEIAKHCAYSLPGVALTLGRQNWHCLKDTYETLASDVQWKVRRTLAFSIHELAVILGDQLTAADLVPIFNGFLKDLDEVRIGVLKHLYDFLKLLHADKRREYLYQLQEFVVTDNSRNWRFRYELAEQLILILELYNPNDVYDYLRHIALTLCSDKVSEVRWISFKLVVAILQKFYANNASALGLNFINELVVRFRHCSKWVGRQAFAFICQAVVEEECMPVDQFVEHLLPSLLSLASDPVPNVRVLLAKALRQTLLEKAYFKSVGNPHLEAAEETILALQSDRDQDVSFFATIKLKQNNMDNTPIEKQN
- the LOC121079071 gene encoding serine/threonine-protein phosphatase 4 regulatory subunit 1-like isoform X2, translated to MAVGFEDYGPDCDSMRITAFLDIPGQDNLTPLARLEKYAFSDNVFNRQIIARGLLDVFRDFSNNEEDFLTVMEIVVRLSEDAEPTVRTELMEQIPPIAIFLQESRPKFPTAFFEYLMPIVVRYLTDVNNQVRKAGQEALLILLEQDLVAQSDIENKVCPILLDLSAPDSDDEYKVEAVNIICKMASMLSRTTVEHMLLPRFCELCSDGKLFQVRKICAANFGDICNAVGQEATERLLIPKFFELCSDSVWGMRKACAECFMAVSYTTSPEVRRSKLSPLFISLISDTCRWVRQAAFQSLGPFISTFANPSSAGLYIREDGTLSIRPSTQDVNSNSCQPSNNITLIASSTNAASSSSEQPMEIKSESSTEETSAEVNTPLSVENLNKDTWEASSDCCTNPGEDLSRLSQDDKVVAGVVEVSKDSNFPGTNSRLRSAEDVFNTFLYWRPPLPDISQDLELLQFKTEKHKDNCSVPCNNCVASSEIKKVLESLQEHIDDPDVQAQVQVLSAALRAAQFDSVGDCETKKMEESSGKLQNKTISGETAVSDATRNQLEEDILSSPASQDDISDESAPSILKSTDSGEQHRGTSVFLKKEQENNPPFEDDKSKLQDIIPQPLLDQYLSMTDPARAQTVDTEIAKHCAYSLPGVALTLGRQNWHCLKDTYETLASDVQWKVRRTLAFSIHELAVILGDQLTAADLVPIFNGFLKDLDEVRIGVLKHLYDFLKLLHADKRREYLYQLQEFVVTDNSRNWRFRYELAEQLILILELYNPNDVYDYLRHIALTLCSDKVSEVRWISFKLVVAILQKFYANNASALGLNFINELVVRFRHCSKWVGRQAFAFICQAVVEEECMPVDQFVEHLLPSLLSLASDPVPNVRVLLAKALRQTLLEKAYFKSVGNPHLEAAEETILALQSDRDQDVSFFATIKLKQNNMDNTPIEKQN